In the genome of Phycisphaerales bacterium, one region contains:
- a CDS encoding MarR family transcriptional regulator — protein MESDPVDKLLEDWHRERPDLDPTPLAVVSRLLMLYKHLEQRTDLALSVHGMTLWQFDVLATLRRSGAPYTLSPTQLLRAMTLSSGAMTNRIDRLEALGFVERLPDPEDRRGVLIRLTDAGRDVADQAVGTRLADAARVIAHLTPDERETLAKLLRRLLAPLSRENGHGRRRPERSSTTSR, from the coding sequence ATGGAATCAGATCCGGTGGACAAGCTACTGGAAGATTGGCACCGCGAGCGCCCGGATCTGGACCCCACCCCCCTGGCCGTGGTCAGTCGTCTGCTGATGCTTTACAAGCATCTGGAGCAACGCACAGACTTGGCCCTCTCTGTACACGGAATGACACTTTGGCAATTTGACGTGCTGGCGACGTTGCGCCGGTCCGGGGCTCCCTACACGCTCTCACCCACGCAACTGCTGCGCGCCATGACCCTTTCGAGCGGCGCGATGACCAACCGCATTGACCGGCTCGAGGCTCTGGGATTCGTTGAGCGGCTGCCTGACCCCGAGGATCGCCGTGGTGTGCTGATTCGACTTACGGATGCCGGCCGGGACGTCGCAGATCAGGCCGTCGGCACGCGCCTCGCAGATGCCGCGCGCGTCATCGCCCATCTAACCCCCGACGAGCGCGAGACGCTGGCCAAGCTGCTCCGCCGTCTGCTCGCGCCACTGAGCCGGGAGAACGGCCACGGACGCCGCCGCCCAGAGCGCAGCAGCACCACAAGCCGTTGA
- a CDS encoding lysophospholipid acyltransferase family protein, translating to MMVARGVRTVGARTLVRLADMYRGLLAIVYAGLGPAGAYAVSAVLARLLYALLPPLRWRSVGHCRAALGRRLPPHLIAAVAAESFVQRIWNLTDLLLAPRLLHPGTVSRYGGRPPAAWLADLHAAQARRQPLLLITAYFGPFELLPLFFGLAGVAMAVVYRPHENAAFDRLRHRVRGLGGCELVPDHEAVRRVPQILATGGTVALVADHAAPRHGVPITFFDLPATAPKTVGLLAQQYGAEVVVAGLRRVRRSFRFEFISVDVIRPPDWSEAPDPIRMITQRYVRGLERLICTDPTQYAWAYARWGEEVAQRLAVEAAAK from the coding sequence ATGATGGTGGCGCGTGGTGTGCGCACGGTGGGTGCACGCACCCTGGTCCGCCTGGCAGACATGTATCGCGGACTGTTGGCCATCGTCTACGCCGGGCTCGGGCCGGCCGGCGCCTATGCGGTGAGCGCTGTGTTGGCCCGGTTGCTCTATGCGCTCCTGCCGCCGCTACGCTGGCGCAGCGTGGGACACTGCCGCGCTGCGCTGGGCCGCCGGTTGCCGCCGCACCTGATCGCCGCGGTTGCCGCCGAGTCATTTGTGCAGCGCATCTGGAATCTCACCGACCTGCTCCTTGCTCCGCGCCTGCTCCACCCGGGCACCGTGTCACGTTATGGGGGCCGTCCGCCGGCCGCCTGGCTCGCTGATCTGCACGCTGCTCAAGCGCGGCGGCAACCGCTGCTGCTCATCACCGCGTATTTCGGGCCGTTTGAACTGCTACCGCTCTTTTTCGGTCTCGCCGGTGTTGCGATGGCCGTGGTGTATCGCCCCCACGAGAATGCAGCTTTCGATCGCTTGCGTCACCGTGTACGCGGCCTCGGCGGTTGCGAATTGGTGCCCGACCATGAAGCAGTGCGCCGTGTGCCGCAGATCCTTGCGACAGGAGGTACAGTTGCACTCGTCGCGGACCACGCCGCACCGCGTCATGGTGTGCCGATCACTTTTTTCGACCTGCCGGCGACCGCCCCCAAGACCGTGGGTCTGCTCGCGCAGCAGTACGGAGCCGAGGTTGTTGTTGCGGGTTTACGCCGCGTACGTCGTTCCTTCCGGTTCGAGTTCATCTCTGTCGACGTGATTCGTCCGCCAGACTGGTCGGAAGCCCCCGACCCCATCAGGATGATCACGCAGCGCTATGTTCGTGGCTTGGAGCGACTGATCTGCACCGACCCGACCCAGTACGCGTGGGCGTACGCCCGTTGGGGTGAGGAGGTCGCGCAGCGGTTGGCCGTGGAGGCGGCTGCGAAGTGA